GGCCAGATGCATCATACACCGGCTTTCTCGATCCAGCCGTCGAACAGGCGCAAGGTACGTTGTGCTTCCTTCGCATATTCCTCGTTGTGGGTCACTTGCACGATGGTCATGCCATCGCGATTGAGATCGTGCAGCAGGTCCATGATCATGCGGCCCTGGCTCGAATGCAATGCGCCGGTCGGCTCGTCCGCCAGCAGCAAAACCGGACGCGTGATCACCGCGCGCGCCACCGCAACCAACTGCTGCTGACCGCCCGAAAGCTGATTCGGATACAGATCTTTCTTGCCGACGATCTGGAAACGATCAAGCATGTCGGCCACTTGTGCGGCGCGTTCCTTGGCCGGGATGTCGCGGTATTGCAGCGGCAGGTCGAGGTTTTCCCAGACCTTCAAATCATCGATCAGATGATAATTCTGGAAGATGAAACCGATCTTGTCGCGCTGCAGCGCCTGGCGTTGTTTCGGAATCAATTTTTCGACCACGACATCATCCAGCATATAGCCGCCTTGCCAGTCGTGATCCATCAGCCCGAGCACATTCAACAGCGAGCTTTTGCCCGCGCCCGACGGCCCCATCACGCTGATGAATTCTCCCGCCGCGATATCCAGATTGATGTTGCGCAGCACCCAGCTGCGGGCGCCCGCGAGCGGGTAGGATTTTTCGAGATTGCTGAGATGGATCATGCCTGTGTCCTCGGATAAGTGGAGTCATTCATTGCGCAGCGCGACGATCGGGTCGGTACACGCGGCGCGGTGTGCCGGCCACCAGCACGCGGCGAGTCCGATGCTGCCGAGCAACAGCACGATCACGATCAGCGTCGGCGGATCGAACGGGCCGATTCGGTACAGTCGCGAAGACAGCGTAACCACCAGCGTCCAGGCCAGCGGCGCGCCGAGCAACAACCCGCCGCCGATCCAGCGCAGACCCTGGCCGATCACCGCACGCTGCAGTTGCGCTGCGCTGGCGCCGAGCGCCATGCGTACGCCGAATTCGGTCGAGCGCTGGCGCACGGTGTAGGCGAGCACCGCATACAGGCCGACGCTGGCGAGACCGAGCGCGATCAGGCCGAGCAATTGCAAAAGCGTGTTCAGGCGTTCGCGATCACGCAGGGTGTCGGCGATGCGCGAGCGCATGCTGATGATCTCGCCGCCGGGCGCGAGCGGTGCGAGCTCCTTGAGCAAATGTTCGAGCGGTTGCACCAGCGTTTCGGGCGCGATCTGCGTGCGCAGCAGCAGCGTCGGTT
The sequence above is drawn from the Pseudolysobacter antarcticus genome and encodes:
- a CDS encoding ABC transporter ATP-binding protein; the encoded protein is MIHLSNLEKSYPLAGARSWVLRNINLDIAAGEFISVMGPSGAGKSSLLNVLGLMDHDWQGGYMLDDVVVEKLIPKQRQALQRDKIGFIFQNYHLIDDLKVWENLDLPLQYRDIPAKERAAQVADMLDRFQIVGKKDLYPNQLSGGQQQLVAVARAVITRPVLLLADEPTGALHSSQGRMIMDLLHDLNRDGMTIVQVTHNEEYAKEAQRTLRLFDGWIEKAGV